From a region of the Azospirillum formosense genome:
- a CDS encoding peroxidase-related enzyme (This protein belongs to a clade of uncharacterized proteins related to peroxidases such as the alkylhydroperoxidase AhpD.): MPQPDHIMALPVPETPDLDPEMASLFAKCEEKLGFVPNVLRAYSLRPKKLRTFAQLYNELMVGESGLSKLEREMIAVVVSSANHCYYCLVAHGQAVRRLSGDPELGEMLAFNYRAAKLEPRQRAMLDFAWKLTKEPWTMGEPDRQALRDAGFGDAEIFDIADTAGFYNMSNRVASAVDMMPNRDYHKQDR, translated from the coding sequence ATGCCGCAGCCCGATCACATCATGGCCCTGCCCGTTCCCGAGACGCCCGACCTTGACCCGGAGATGGCGTCGCTCTTCGCCAAGTGCGAGGAGAAGCTGGGCTTCGTCCCCAACGTGCTGCGCGCCTACAGCCTGCGCCCGAAGAAACTGCGCACCTTCGCCCAGCTCTACAACGAGCTGATGGTCGGCGAGAGCGGCCTGTCCAAGCTGGAGCGCGAGATGATCGCGGTGGTCGTGTCGTCGGCCAACCATTGCTACTACTGTCTCGTCGCCCATGGCCAGGCGGTGCGCAGGCTGTCCGGTGATCCGGAACTGGGCGAGATGCTCGCCTTCAACTACCGCGCCGCCAAGCTGGAGCCGCGCCAGCGCGCCATGCTCGATTTCGCGTGGAAGCTGACCAAGGAGCCCTGGACCATGGGCGAGCCGGACCGGCAGGCGCTGCGTGACGCCGGCTTCGGCGACGCGGAGATCTTCGACATCGCCGACACCGCCGGCTTCTACAACATGTCGAACCGCGTCGCCTCGGCGGTGGACATGATGCCGAACCGCGATTACCACAAGCAGGACCGCTAA